From the genome of Candidatus Binatia bacterium:
TGGCTCGAGATCCCCGCGTCGACCGGGATGACGGCCGTGCTGAGCGCTTATTTCGTCCACGGCGTCGAGCACATCCTCTTCGGATTCGACCATCTGCTGTTCGTGCTCGCGCTGATCCTCATCGTTCGCAGCAGCCGCCTGCTGCTATGGACCATCACGGCGTTCACGATCGCCCACTCGATCACGCTCGCGCTCGCCACGCTCGGTTTCGTGCACGTTCCGGGCCCGCCCGTGGAAGCGGCAATTGCGTTGAGCATCCTCCTGCTGGCTGTCGAGCTCGTGCAGATGGATCGGGGGCGGACCGGCTTGTCGGCACGATGGCCGTGGCTCGTCGCTTTCTCGTTCGGGCTGCTGCACGGCTTCGGGTTTGCCAGCGCGCTATCCGGAATCGGTTTGCCCAAGGGCGAGATCCCGCTTGCGCTGTTCGCATTCAACGTCGGCGTCGAAACCGGACAGCTCGCTTTCGTGGCCACCGTGCTGGGCGTCGTCGCGCTGTCGAAACGTATCGGCATCGCCCGTCGTGTCGAGCGATACGTGTATCCGGTCGCGAGCTACGCGATCGGAAGCCTGGCGGCGTTCTGGTTCTTCGAGCGGCTGGCGAGATTCTGACGAGCGGAGTCGAGACGGTAGCTTTTCATCAGCGGAGCCTCTCGGGCGGGTACGGCGACGAGAGTCGAAGCCGCCTACTGCGCGACGGCCGCTGCAAGGCCAGCCTGCAACTCGTACATCCGCCGTTCGCGCGTCGCGAGCATGTAGCGTCGCGTCCAGGCAATCAGCGCGATCAGCGCGCCGAACGCCATCACGGGCGAAATCGCGACGACCTCGGCCGGTGTAAGATACACGGCAAAGGCCACCCTGAAGCACGCTTCGAGCAGGTAGACGATTCCCCATACGCCGGTGACGAATCGTTGGGCGAAACGCACCTCGGGATACTGCCAGAGGCCGTTCCACCACTGGAGTCGTACCGGATCGTCACCGGCGACGAACTGCCGCATCAGGAAGAAGAACAGCGGCCGCTCGGCGAGAAGCGACCCGAGGCAGACACCACCGAACGTCGCCGTGAGGAACGATTCCTTGATCAGCGCGAAGAACACGTTGCCCGAGATCAGCGAGGCGCCGGTTCCAAGCACCAGGAACGTGATCACGATGGCTCCGACCGGCTCGATGCGGCGAGACTTGACCAGAGAGCGAGCATTGTTGAGCGCGGGGAACATCGCGCCCGCGGCCAGCGCCCACAGCGTCGAAACGCCTTCTGCCGTGAGCACATTGAACGCGATGATCGGAAGCGCCGCGTCAAACAGGAGCGTGGGGAGCAACTGGGTGAAGCGGAAGCTTTCCGGCGGTTGCGGAAGCATCGTTGACGACTCGGTCATTCTCGCAGTGTCCGGCACAACCGGACGTTGAGTCCAGAACCAATATCCCGGTCGCACCGATCTTTCACCTCGCATCTGGCAGCTTCCAGATGCAGTGCGAGCAGGAACGGACCACCGGTACTGGATCGACATCGCGGACTACCGATCCAAGTCGGTATTTTCGCTCCTGATGATAGTCTTCTCGCTGGCGGACATTGGTCGCAACAGCACAACCTCTCCCGACAATTCCTGCAGGGGGAATCCTCGAGGAGCCCTGCACGGATGCAGGCGCACGAACACGGAGGCTGAATTGTGATCACGAAAACGCAGCCGGTGGAGGGGCCGGGCATCGACCCGACGACATCCGACTCAGCCCCGGCGCGAACCGCCGCGCTGCGTCTCGATGTGATCGCCGGCCTGACGGCTGCAGCGGTCGTTCTTCCGAAAGCGATGGCCTATGCAACGGTCGCGGGGCTACCCGTCGCAGTCGGTCTCTACACCTCGTTCATCCCGCTCATCGTCTATGCCCTGCTCGGCACGTCGCGAGTACTGAGCGTCACCTCGACCAGTACGCTGGCGATCCTGGCTGGTACGCAGCTCGGCCTGGCCGTGCCGGACGGCGACCCGGCCATGCTCGCGACCGCATCCGCGACGCTGACGGTGCTGGTCGGCGTGATCCTGATGTTCGCGGCACTGCTTCGACTGGGTTTCGTCGCCAACTTCATCTCGTCACCGGTGCTGACGGGTTTCAAGGCAGGCATCGGCTTCGTAATTGTGCTCGACCAGGTGCCCAAGCTTTTCGGGATCCACATCACGAAGCAGGGCTTCTTCCTCGATGTGTTCAGCGTTGTCCGGCACCTGCCGGAAGCCTCCCTCGTTACGCTGGCCGTTGCGATGGTGACGTTTGCCCTGCTGATCTCGATGGAGCGACTGCGGCCGCATTCTCCGGCTCCTCTTGTCGCAGTGGGAAGCGCGATCGCGGTTTCGTGGCTGTGTGGGCTGCATGGGCGGGGAGTTTCGACCGTCGGGCAGATTCCATCGGGGTTTCCGTCGATCACGATGCCGGACGTCGCGCTCGTCACCCAGCTCCTGCCGGGAGCGTTCGGAATCGCGCTCATGAGCTTCACCGAGACCATCGCGGCCGGCCGCGCCTTTGCCGGTTCTTCGGATCCGCCGATCGATGCGAACCGCGAGCTCGTGGCCACCGGCGCGGCCAATCTCGGCGGCGCATTCTTCGGAGCGATGGCGGCTGGAGGCGGCACGTCGCAAACGGCTGTCGTTCGCAGTGCGGGTGCGCGATCGCAGACCGCTTCGCTGGTGACTGCCGGCGCCGCGCTGGCGGTCATGCTGCTGCTCGCGCCGCTTCTGGGCCTGCTGCCCTACGCTACGCTTGCCGCAATCGTCATCGTGTACTCGATCGGGATGGTACAGCCCGCCGAGTTCCGGGCGATCCGCAACGTGCGGACCATGGAGTTTCGCTGGGCGCTGATCGCCTTTGGCGGAGTCCTGGTGTTCGGCACCTTGAAGGGCATCCTGGTGGCGATCATCGCGTCCACCATCGGCCTGGCCAGCCAGACCGCTTACCCTCGCGTCTACGTCATCGGTCGCAAGCGCGGCACCAGCGTCATGCGCCCGCTGTCACCCGAACATCCCGACGACGAAGCCATCGACGGCCTCCTGATCCTGCGTCCGGAAGGGCGCCTCTTCTTCGTCAACGCGCAGTACGTGTCCGAGCAGGTGGCGGCGCTCGTGGCGCAGCACAAGCCACGGGTGCTCGTCCTGGACATGAGCCGAGTGCCCGACATCGAGTACTCCGCCCTCATCAGGCTGGTGGAGGGTGAAAAACGGTGGCGCGACCAAGGGCTCGGCCCGTGGCTGGTGGGGTTGAACCCGCGTGTTCTCGAGGTGGTGCGGCGCTCCGGCCTGGCCGACACGCTCGGGCGCGAGCGCATGCTGTTCAATGCCCGCGCAGCGGTCGAACATTACGAGGCGCTGCAGTCGGCGAGTGCGTGACGCCGGGCGGCAGGGTCC
Proteins encoded in this window:
- a CDS encoding HupE/UreJ family protein is translated as MNPFRIRSTALACTLLVLSAAPVHAHDARPAYLEIRETTPGLYELVWRRPVYAGMELPVLLRLPDGVQDVTPPAVRELSDSVVEKRLVRPLSGTIAGMRVDFPGLEATITDVLVHVELAGGATSTTLVRSSRPWLEIPASTGMTAVLSAYFVHGVEHILFGFDHLLFVLALILIVRSSRLLLWTITAFTIAHSITLALATLGFVHVPGPPVEAAIALSILLLAVELVQMDRGRTGLSARWPWLVAFSFGLLHGFGFASALSGIGLPKGEIPLALFAFNVGVETGQLAFVATVLGVVALSKRIGIARRVERYVYPVASYAIGSLAAFWFFERLARF
- a CDS encoding VC0807 family protein → MTESSTMLPQPPESFRFTQLLPTLLFDAALPIIAFNVLTAEGVSTLWALAAGAMFPALNNARSLVKSRRIEPVGAIVITFLVLGTGASLISGNVFFALIKESFLTATFGGVCLGSLLAERPLFFFLMRQFVAGDDPVRLQWWNGLWQYPEVRFAQRFVTGVWGIVYLLEACFRVAFAVYLTPAEVVAISPVMAFGALIALIAWTRRYMLATRERRMYELQAGLAAAVAQ
- a CDS encoding SulP family inorganic anion transporter, with protein sequence MDPTTSDSAPARTAALRLDVIAGLTAAAVVLPKAMAYATVAGLPVAVGLYTSFIPLIVYALLGTSRVLSVTSTSTLAILAGTQLGLAVPDGDPAMLATASATLTVLVGVILMFAALLRLGFVANFISSPVLTGFKAGIGFVIVLDQVPKLFGIHITKQGFFLDVFSVVRHLPEASLVTLAVAMVTFALLISMERLRPHSPAPLVAVGSAIAVSWLCGLHGRGVSTVGQIPSGFPSITMPDVALVTQLLPGAFGIALMSFTETIAAGRAFAGSSDPPIDANRELVATGAANLGGAFFGAMAAGGGTSQTAVVRSAGARSQTASLVTAGAALAVMLLLAPLLGLLPYATLAAIVIVYSIGMVQPAEFRAIRNVRTMEFRWALIAFGGVLVFGTLKGILVAIIASTIGLASQTAYPRVYVIGRKRGTSVMRPLSPEHPDDEAIDGLLILRPEGRLFFVNAQYVSEQVAALVAQHKPRVLVLDMSRVPDIEYSALIRLVEGEKRWRDQGLGPWLVGLNPRVLEVVRRSGLADTLGRERMLFNARAAVEHYEALQSASA